A single Ziziphus jujuba cultivar Dongzao chromosome 11, ASM3175591v1 DNA region contains:
- the LOC107433073 gene encoding ABC transporter D family member 2, chloroplastic isoform X3, translated as MEGSSSLLVLRRQRSSQVSLGCCLRSHSCYHWNQRRFQFPWPRLLQCSCQLFSISVFVLRDYARDTLALRWRSWMTSHYMQRYLKNQTFYKIQSQSIIDNPDQRIVDDLSSFTGTALAFSLTLFNAAVDLISFSNILFGIYPPLFIVLLVYSIGGTAISVFLGRELVSLNFLQEKKEADFRYGLVRVRENAESIAFYGGEENETQLLLQRFQSAFENLTRLLISSRNLEFFTNGYRYLIQILPAAVVAPMYFSGKIEFGVINQSVSAFNHILGDFSLIVYQFQAISAFSAVIDRLGEFDDLLDSSSSNFVSEPVEEIDLIYCNIKSSIEIESNGMVPTGKCQKLLDVENLTVQTPGTKATLVRDLSLAINQKEHLLVSGPSGSGKTSLLRAMAGLWTTGKGKITFYITDGKDLRPLTSSDVDPSQLNGAHDVCEKVERPLKRNSKGVFFLPQRPYMVLGTLRQQLLYPTWAEDAISTSDSTKPIVYVTGSLPFLERTPNLENANDKNGKPTTEDLMQVLDDVHLGHLLSRFSMDSTYEWSSVLSLGEQQRLAFARLLLARPELVLLDESTSALDESNEDHLYQQIGKAGITYISVGHRRTLYDYHKKILRISAIDSSTNQCNWHIEAINNDTLYNLPNR; from the exons ATGGAAGGTAGCAGCTCCCTATTGGTCCTCCGAAGACAAAGGTCAAGCCAGGTCTCGCTTGGCTGCTGTCTTCGCTCTCACTCTTGCTACCACTGGAATCAGCGTCGGTTTCAATTTCCTTGGCCGCGACTTCTACAATGCTCTTGCCAGTTATTCTCTATCTCT GTTTTTGTGTTGAGAGACTATGCAAGAGATACACTTGCTTTGAGATGGAGGTCTTGGATGACAAGCCACTATATGCAACGCTATTTAAAGAATCAGACTTTTTACAAAATTCAATCTCAATCCATTATAGATAACCCAGATCAGCGTATTGTTGATGATCTCAGTTCTTTCACCGGCACTGCCCTTGCATTTTCTTTAACACTTTTCAATGCCGCCGTCGACTTGATATCTTTCAGTAACATCTTGTTCGGAATATATCCTCCACTTTTCATTGTTCTTCTTGTGTATTCCATTGGTGGAACTGCTATTAGTGTCTTTCTTGGAAGG GAACTGGTCTCACTAAACTTCTTGCAAGAGAAGAAAGAGGCAGATTTTCGGTATGGACTCGTTCGGGTTCGAGAAAATGCTGAATCAATTGCTTTCTATGGTGGTGAAGAAAATGAAACACAACTTCTGCTGCAACGCTTCCAAAGTGCTTTTGAAAATTTAACA CGTCTGTTGATATCTTCAAGAAATCTTGAGTTCTTCACCAATGGCTATCGCTACCTTATTCAGATTCTTCCAGCAGCTGTTGTTGCTCCCATGTATTTTTCTGGCAAAATTGAGTTTGGTGTCATTAATCAGTCAGTTTCGGCTTTTAATCATATCCTTGGAGACTTTTCCCTCATCGTGTACCAGTTTCAAGCTATCAGTGCATTTTCTGCAGTTATTGATCGACTTG GTGAATTTGATGATCTTTTGGATAGCAGCAGCTCCAACTTTGTTTCTGAGCCTGTAGAGGAGATAGATCTTATATACTGTAATATTAAAAGTTCAATTGAAATTGAGTCAAATGGAATGGTGCCCACAGGCAAGTGCCAAAAGTTACTGGATGTAGAGAATTTAACTGTACAAACACCAGGTACTAAAGCTACGCTAGTTAGGGACTTATCATTGGCAATTAACCAGAAAGAGCATCTGCTG GTGAGTGGACCTAGTGGCAGTGGTAAGACTTCTTTGTTAAGAGCAATGGCTGGTCTATGGACTACTGGAAAAGGAAAGATAACATTTTACATAACTGATGGAAAAGATCTTCGACCGCTGACTTCCTCAGATGTAGATCCTTCTCAACTAAATGGTGCCCATGATGTATGTGAGAAAGTTGAAAGACCCCTAAAAAGAAATTCTAAAGGTGTATTTTTTCTTCCACAAAGGCCATATATGGTTTTGGGAACACTTCGTCAGCAATTGCTTTATCCCACATGGGCTGAAGATGCAATTTCCACATCAGATAGTACTAAACCAATTG TTTATGTAACAGGTTCACTACCTTTCTTGGAACGCACACCCAACTTAGAGAATGCAAATGATAAGAATGGTAAGCCCACAACGGAAGATCTAATGCAGGTTCTGGATGATGTCCACCTGGGTCATTTATTGTCTCGGTTCAGTATGGATTCGACTTACGAGTGGTCTAGTGTTCTGTCCCTTGGAGAGCAGCAACGCCTTGCTTTTGCACGTTTGTTGCTTGCAAGACCAGAATTGGTTCTTTTGGATGAATCTACCAGTGCTTTGGATGAAAGCAATGAG GATCATTTGTACCAGCAAATAGGGAAGGCAGGCATAACATACATTAGCGTTGGCCACCGGCGGACCCTCTATGACTACCATAAAAAGATCCTTCGTATATCTGCTATTGATTCCAGTACTAACCAATGCAATTGGCACATTGAAGCCATCAATAATGACACCTTGTATAATTTACCAAATCGGTAA
- the LOC107433073 gene encoding ABC transporter D family member 2, chloroplastic isoform X2 yields MAMAAVTAAAVAQTSIGLSLCNTQRWEFVYHQRKTHSRTETLYSTLSSPIVNTTMSSFLRRRVRRSWASFASSSSSSSSSSVKSLGKEEVQRKDADLQTLVRRLWKVAAPYWSSEDKGQARSRLAAVFALTLATTGISVGFNFLGRDFYNALANKDQEQFSKQLLYYLASFAGGIPVFVLRDYARDTLALRWRSWMTSHYMQRYLKNQTFYKIQSQSIIDNPDQRIVDDLSSFTGTALAFSLTLFNAAVDLISFSNILFGIYPPLFIVLLVYSIGGTAISVFLGRELVSLNFLQEKKEADFRYGLVRVRENAESIAFYGGEENETQLLLQRFQSAFENLTRLLISSRNLEFFTNGYRYLIQILPAAVVAPMYFSGKIEFGVINQSVSAFNHILGDFSLIVYQFQAISAFSAVIDRLGEFDDLLDSSSSNFVSEPVEEIDLIYCNIKSSIEIESNGMVPTGKCQKLLDVENLTVQTPGTKATLVRDLSLAINQKEHLLVSGPSGSGKTSLLRAMAGLWTTGKGKITFYITDGKDLRPLTSSDVDPSQLNGAHDVCEKVERPLKRNSKGVFFLPQRPYMVLGTLRQQLLYPTWAEDAISTSDSTKPIGSLPFLERTPNLENANDKNGKPTTEDLMQVLDDVHLGHLLSRFSMDSTYEWSSVLSLGEQQRLAFARLLLARPELVLLDESTSALDESNEDHLYQQIGKAGITYISVGHRRTLYDYHKKILRISAIDSSTNQCNWHIEAINNDTLYNLPNR; encoded by the exons ATGGCAATGGCGGCAGTTACAGCAGCAGCAGTGGCACAAACAAGCATCGGCCTCAGCCTATGTAACACGCAAAGGTGGGAATTTGTGTACCACCAAAGGAAAACGCATAGTCGTACGGAGACCCTCTACTCCACTCTCTCATCTCCAATCGTCAACACCACCATGTCGTCTTTTCTTAGGAGAAGGGTGAGGAGGAGTTGGGCATCGTttgcttcatcatcatcatcttcttcttcttcttcagtgaAGTCGTTGGGAAAAGAGGAGGTGCAGAGGAAGGATGCTGATCTGCAAACCCTTGTGAGGAGGCTATGGAAGGTAGCAGCTCCCTATTGGTCCTCCGAAGACAAAGGTCAAGCCAGGTCTCGCTTGGCTGCTGTCTTCGCTCTCACTCTTGCTACCACTGGAATCAGCGTCGGTTTCAATTTCCTTGGCCGCGACTTCTACAATGCTCTTGCCA ACAAGGACCAAGAACAATTCTCCAAACAATTGCTGTATTACCTTGCTAGCTTTGCTGGTGGTATTCCG GTTTTTGTGTTGAGAGACTATGCAAGAGATACACTTGCTTTGAGATGGAGGTCTTGGATGACAAGCCACTATATGCAACGCTATTTAAAGAATCAGACTTTTTACAAAATTCAATCTCAATCCATTATAGATAACCCAGATCAGCGTATTGTTGATGATCTCAGTTCTTTCACCGGCACTGCCCTTGCATTTTCTTTAACACTTTTCAATGCCGCCGTCGACTTGATATCTTTCAGTAACATCTTGTTCGGAATATATCCTCCACTTTTCATTGTTCTTCTTGTGTATTCCATTGGTGGAACTGCTATTAGTGTCTTTCTTGGAAGG GAACTGGTCTCACTAAACTTCTTGCAAGAGAAGAAAGAGGCAGATTTTCGGTATGGACTCGTTCGGGTTCGAGAAAATGCTGAATCAATTGCTTTCTATGGTGGTGAAGAAAATGAAACACAACTTCTGCTGCAACGCTTCCAAAGTGCTTTTGAAAATTTAACA CGTCTGTTGATATCTTCAAGAAATCTTGAGTTCTTCACCAATGGCTATCGCTACCTTATTCAGATTCTTCCAGCAGCTGTTGTTGCTCCCATGTATTTTTCTGGCAAAATTGAGTTTGGTGTCATTAATCAGTCAGTTTCGGCTTTTAATCATATCCTTGGAGACTTTTCCCTCATCGTGTACCAGTTTCAAGCTATCAGTGCATTTTCTGCAGTTATTGATCGACTTG GTGAATTTGATGATCTTTTGGATAGCAGCAGCTCCAACTTTGTTTCTGAGCCTGTAGAGGAGATAGATCTTATATACTGTAATATTAAAAGTTCAATTGAAATTGAGTCAAATGGAATGGTGCCCACAGGCAAGTGCCAAAAGTTACTGGATGTAGAGAATTTAACTGTACAAACACCAGGTACTAAAGCTACGCTAGTTAGGGACTTATCATTGGCAATTAACCAGAAAGAGCATCTGCTG GTGAGTGGACCTAGTGGCAGTGGTAAGACTTCTTTGTTAAGAGCAATGGCTGGTCTATGGACTACTGGAAAAGGAAAGATAACATTTTACATAACTGATGGAAAAGATCTTCGACCGCTGACTTCCTCAGATGTAGATCCTTCTCAACTAAATGGTGCCCATGATGTATGTGAGAAAGTTGAAAGACCCCTAAAAAGAAATTCTAAAGGTGTATTTTTTCTTCCACAAAGGCCATATATGGTTTTGGGAACACTTCGTCAGCAATTGCTTTATCCCACATGGGCTGAAGATGCAATTTCCACATCAGATAGTACTAAACCAATTG GTTCACTACCTTTCTTGGAACGCACACCCAACTTAGAGAATGCAAATGATAAGAATGGTAAGCCCACAACGGAAGATCTAATGCAGGTTCTGGATGATGTCCACCTGGGTCATTTATTGTCTCGGTTCAGTATGGATTCGACTTACGAGTGGTCTAGTGTTCTGTCCCTTGGAGAGCAGCAACGCCTTGCTTTTGCACGTTTGTTGCTTGCAAGACCAGAATTGGTTCTTTTGGATGAATCTACCAGTGCTTTGGATGAAAGCAATGAG GATCATTTGTACCAGCAAATAGGGAAGGCAGGCATAACATACATTAGCGTTGGCCACCGGCGGACCCTCTATGACTACCATAAAAAGATCCTTCGTATATCTGCTATTGATTCCAGTACTAACCAATGCAATTGGCACATTGAAGCCATCAATAATGACACCTTGTATAATTTACCAAATCGGTAA
- the LOC107433073 gene encoding ABC transporter D family member 2, chloroplastic isoform X1, with protein MAMAAVTAAAVAQTSIGLSLCNTQRWEFVYHQRKTHSRTETLYSTLSSPIVNTTMSSFLRRRVRRSWASFASSSSSSSSSSVKSLGKEEVQRKDADLQTLVRRLWKVAAPYWSSEDKGQARSRLAAVFALTLATTGISVGFNFLGRDFYNALANKDQEQFSKQLLYYLASFAGGIPVFVLRDYARDTLALRWRSWMTSHYMQRYLKNQTFYKIQSQSIIDNPDQRIVDDLSSFTGTALAFSLTLFNAAVDLISFSNILFGIYPPLFIVLLVYSIGGTAISVFLGRELVSLNFLQEKKEADFRYGLVRVRENAESIAFYGGEENETQLLLQRFQSAFENLTRLLISSRNLEFFTNGYRYLIQILPAAVVAPMYFSGKIEFGVINQSVSAFNHILGDFSLIVYQFQAISAFSAVIDRLGEFDDLLDSSSSNFVSEPVEEIDLIYCNIKSSIEIESNGMVPTGKCQKLLDVENLTVQTPGTKATLVRDLSLAINQKEHLLVSGPSGSGKTSLLRAMAGLWTTGKGKITFYITDGKDLRPLTSSDVDPSQLNGAHDVCEKVERPLKRNSKGVFFLPQRPYMVLGTLRQQLLYPTWAEDAISTSDSTKPIVYVTGSLPFLERTPNLENANDKNGKPTTEDLMQVLDDVHLGHLLSRFSMDSTYEWSSVLSLGEQQRLAFARLLLARPELVLLDESTSALDESNEDHLYQQIGKAGITYISVGHRRTLYDYHKKILRISAIDSSTNQCNWHIEAINNDTLYNLPNR; from the exons ATGGCAATGGCGGCAGTTACAGCAGCAGCAGTGGCACAAACAAGCATCGGCCTCAGCCTATGTAACACGCAAAGGTGGGAATTTGTGTACCACCAAAGGAAAACGCATAGTCGTACGGAGACCCTCTACTCCACTCTCTCATCTCCAATCGTCAACACCACCATGTCGTCTTTTCTTAGGAGAAGGGTGAGGAGGAGTTGGGCATCGTttgcttcatcatcatcatcttcttcttcttcttcagtgaAGTCGTTGGGAAAAGAGGAGGTGCAGAGGAAGGATGCTGATCTGCAAACCCTTGTGAGGAGGCTATGGAAGGTAGCAGCTCCCTATTGGTCCTCCGAAGACAAAGGTCAAGCCAGGTCTCGCTTGGCTGCTGTCTTCGCTCTCACTCTTGCTACCACTGGAATCAGCGTCGGTTTCAATTTCCTTGGCCGCGACTTCTACAATGCTCTTGCCA ACAAGGACCAAGAACAATTCTCCAAACAATTGCTGTATTACCTTGCTAGCTTTGCTGGTGGTATTCCG GTTTTTGTGTTGAGAGACTATGCAAGAGATACACTTGCTTTGAGATGGAGGTCTTGGATGACAAGCCACTATATGCAACGCTATTTAAAGAATCAGACTTTTTACAAAATTCAATCTCAATCCATTATAGATAACCCAGATCAGCGTATTGTTGATGATCTCAGTTCTTTCACCGGCACTGCCCTTGCATTTTCTTTAACACTTTTCAATGCCGCCGTCGACTTGATATCTTTCAGTAACATCTTGTTCGGAATATATCCTCCACTTTTCATTGTTCTTCTTGTGTATTCCATTGGTGGAACTGCTATTAGTGTCTTTCTTGGAAGG GAACTGGTCTCACTAAACTTCTTGCAAGAGAAGAAAGAGGCAGATTTTCGGTATGGACTCGTTCGGGTTCGAGAAAATGCTGAATCAATTGCTTTCTATGGTGGTGAAGAAAATGAAACACAACTTCTGCTGCAACGCTTCCAAAGTGCTTTTGAAAATTTAACA CGTCTGTTGATATCTTCAAGAAATCTTGAGTTCTTCACCAATGGCTATCGCTACCTTATTCAGATTCTTCCAGCAGCTGTTGTTGCTCCCATGTATTTTTCTGGCAAAATTGAGTTTGGTGTCATTAATCAGTCAGTTTCGGCTTTTAATCATATCCTTGGAGACTTTTCCCTCATCGTGTACCAGTTTCAAGCTATCAGTGCATTTTCTGCAGTTATTGATCGACTTG GTGAATTTGATGATCTTTTGGATAGCAGCAGCTCCAACTTTGTTTCTGAGCCTGTAGAGGAGATAGATCTTATATACTGTAATATTAAAAGTTCAATTGAAATTGAGTCAAATGGAATGGTGCCCACAGGCAAGTGCCAAAAGTTACTGGATGTAGAGAATTTAACTGTACAAACACCAGGTACTAAAGCTACGCTAGTTAGGGACTTATCATTGGCAATTAACCAGAAAGAGCATCTGCTG GTGAGTGGACCTAGTGGCAGTGGTAAGACTTCTTTGTTAAGAGCAATGGCTGGTCTATGGACTACTGGAAAAGGAAAGATAACATTTTACATAACTGATGGAAAAGATCTTCGACCGCTGACTTCCTCAGATGTAGATCCTTCTCAACTAAATGGTGCCCATGATGTATGTGAGAAAGTTGAAAGACCCCTAAAAAGAAATTCTAAAGGTGTATTTTTTCTTCCACAAAGGCCATATATGGTTTTGGGAACACTTCGTCAGCAATTGCTTTATCCCACATGGGCTGAAGATGCAATTTCCACATCAGATAGTACTAAACCAATTG TTTATGTAACAGGTTCACTACCTTTCTTGGAACGCACACCCAACTTAGAGAATGCAAATGATAAGAATGGTAAGCCCACAACGGAAGATCTAATGCAGGTTCTGGATGATGTCCACCTGGGTCATTTATTGTCTCGGTTCAGTATGGATTCGACTTACGAGTGGTCTAGTGTTCTGTCCCTTGGAGAGCAGCAACGCCTTGCTTTTGCACGTTTGTTGCTTGCAAGACCAGAATTGGTTCTTTTGGATGAATCTACCAGTGCTTTGGATGAAAGCAATGAG GATCATTTGTACCAGCAAATAGGGAAGGCAGGCATAACATACATTAGCGTTGGCCACCGGCGGACCCTCTATGACTACCATAAAAAGATCCTTCGTATATCTGCTATTGATTCCAGTACTAACCAATGCAATTGGCACATTGAAGCCATCAATAATGACACCTTGTATAATTTACCAAATCGGTAA